Proteins from a single region of Mucilaginibacter daejeonensis:
- a CDS encoding Na+/H+ antiporter, whose amino-acid sequence MHTILPFMLAMVAAVVLLEMLAAKLKIAYPILLVVAGLLVSFIPGLPRIKVDPDLIFFIIMPPLLFEASWSISFKEMKKWWRIITSFAFVVVFFTAMAVAVAVNYYIPGFSIALGFLLGGIVAPPDAVSTAAITRFVSIPRATSAILEGESLLNDASSLIIFRFALVAVGTGQFLLPDAVTSFLWMVIGGAGIGLLLAWLFVQMHKRLRMDASSNMAFNLIEPYLMYWVAEQLHCSGVLAVVLGGLFLSNRRLEFLDSESRIQAINVWESFVFILNGIVFLIIGLDLPEIVEGMRASGTSVHTGIIYGIMVTAILVLARLISAYSAMIATYLFRPSVMPSRSRRQVMLIPLTLGWSGMRGVVSLAAALAIPVTLENGMPFPQRNLILFITFTVILLTLVIQGLTLPLLIKYTGVFENLAVNGTSPEETRQQMKHGLKQHIYQFLKTKYDNEPNGNAGIEKMLRLWEERAKAADDSGMTARNKAIFVELLESQRQYLTELNKDPNIDEGIIRAQLYQIDLEEERLKII is encoded by the coding sequence ATGCATACCATATTACCATTCATGCTGGCCATGGTAGCGGCCGTTGTACTGTTAGAGATGCTGGCCGCCAAACTCAAGATCGCCTACCCAATATTACTGGTGGTGGCCGGGCTGCTGGTCAGCTTTATACCGGGCCTGCCCCGCATCAAGGTCGATCCGGATCTGATCTTTTTCATCATCATGCCGCCACTGCTGTTCGAGGCTTCATGGAGCATCTCGTTCAAGGAAATGAAAAAGTGGTGGCGCATTATCACCAGCTTTGCCTTTGTGGTGGTGTTCTTTACCGCTATGGCAGTTGCCGTGGCCGTCAATTATTATATCCCCGGGTTCAGTATCGCTTTGGGCTTTTTGCTCGGCGGCATCGTAGCACCGCCCGATGCGGTGAGTACCGCCGCGATCACCAGGTTCGTGTCTATCCCGAGGGCTACCTCCGCCATATTAGAAGGGGAAAGCTTGCTGAACGATGCTTCCTCGCTCATCATTTTCCGGTTCGCGCTGGTGGCGGTGGGCACCGGCCAGTTCCTATTGCCTGATGCGGTCACCAGCTTTTTGTGGATGGTGATCGGTGGCGCAGGTATCGGCCTGCTCCTGGCCTGGTTATTCGTGCAAATGCACAAACGCCTGCGTATGGATGCGTCATCCAACATGGCCTTTAACCTCATCGAACCTTATTTAATGTATTGGGTGGCCGAGCAGTTGCACTGCTCGGGTGTACTGGCTGTGGTATTGGGTGGCCTGTTCCTCTCCAACCGCAGGCTCGAATTTTTGGATAGCGAAAGCCGCATCCAAGCCATCAATGTTTGGGAAAGCTTCGTGTTCATTCTTAATGGCATCGTGTTCCTCATCATCGGGCTCGATCTGCCCGAGATCGTGGAGGGCATGCGGGCCAGCGGCACCTCGGTACATACGGGTATCATTTATGGCATTATGGTAACGGCGATCTTGGTGCTGGCAAGGCTGATCAGCGCTTACTCGGCCATGATCGCCACCTACCTGTTCAGGCCAAGCGTGATGCCCTCACGTTCGCGGCGGCAGGTCATGCTCATCCCGTTGACCTTGGGTTGGTCGGGCATGCGCGGGGTGGTATCATTAGCGGCGGCCCTGGCTATCCCGGTCACGCTGGAGAACGGCATGCCTTTCCCGCAGCGCAACCTGATCTTGTTCATTACCTTCACCGTGATCCTGTTAACGCTGGTGATACAAGGACTCACCTTACCGCTACTCATCAAGTATACCGGTGTTTTTGAGAACCTGGCGGTGAACGGAACATCGCCCGAGGAAACACGGCAGCAAATGAAACATGGCCTTAAGCAGCACATTTACCAGTTCCTGAAGACAAAGTATGATAATGAACCGAACGGCAATGCCGGTATCGAGAAGATGCTCAGGCTTTGGGAAGAACGTGCCAAGGCGGCCGACGACAGCGGCATGACCGCCCGCAACAAGGCCATTTTTGTAGAACTGCTCGAGAGCCAACGGCAATACCTGACAGAGTTGAATAAAGACCCTAACATTGACGAAGGCATCATCAGAGCGCAGCTTTACCAGATCGACCTGGAAGAGGAACGCCTGAAGATCATATAA
- a CDS encoding TlpA disulfide reductase family protein yields the protein MRTLLYTIALLLTVTFAQAQTSTSGPQKVYRLPRLDERSVILDSAGRKVDYTAWTTLVNSGRYEVKVIVMENGKGALRLVKMTKAARDAKFAKMGKPAESPFFTTGQAFGKKLKEKSYNGEQWTNEKLKGKIVVMSFWYVNDIQCRQQLPDLNELAVTYKADGDVVFLSVPLDDKKTVEEFLKYSPLAYQHLENGKELSSRLGVVGQPTDVVIDQHGLVQYHTTGYNAANAYWIGRTIETLKTTAGAADVKELTLASK from the coding sequence ATGAGAACACTGCTTTACACCATCGCCCTTTTACTTACGGTGACCTTCGCTCAGGCACAGACCAGCACCTCAGGCCCACAAAAAGTATATCGCCTGCCACGTTTGGACGAGCGCTCAGTGATCCTGGACTCAGCAGGACGTAAAGTGGACTATACCGCCTGGACCACCTTAGTGAACAGCGGCCGTTACGAAGTAAAGGTAATAGTGATGGAGAACGGTAAAGGAGCCCTGCGTTTGGTAAAGATGACCAAAGCCGCAAGAGATGCCAAATTCGCTAAGATGGGTAAACCGGCAGAAAGCCCGTTCTTCACCACCGGTCAGGCCTTCGGCAAAAAGCTGAAAGAAAAAAGCTACAACGGTGAGCAGTGGACCAATGAGAAACTAAAAGGCAAGATCGTGGTGATGAGCTTCTGGTATGTGAACGACATTCAGTGCCGCCAGCAACTGCCAGACCTGAACGAACTGGCAGTAACCTACAAAGCAGATGGCGACGTGGTGTTCCTGTCCGTACCACTGGATGATAAAAAAACGGTAGAAGAGTTCCTGAAATATAGCCCACTGGCCTACCAGCACCTGGAGAACGGAAAAGAACTGAGCAGCAGGTTAGGCGTGGTTGGTCAACCAACGGACGTAGTGATCGATCAGCACGGCTTGGTACAATACCACACTACCGGTTACAATGCGGCTAACGCTTACTGGATCGGCAGAACCATCGAGACGTTGAAGACCACTGCCGGTGCAGCCGACGTAAAAGAGCTGACCCTGGCCAGCAAGTAG
- a CDS encoding LLM class flavin-dependent oxidoreductase, with translation MKKIGFLSFGHWANHPSYQARTAADTLLQSIDLAVAAEQIGLDGAYFRVHHFAAQLASPFPLLSAVGAKTSKIEIGTGVIDMRYENPLYMVEDAGAADLISGGRLQLGISRGSPEQVIDGWRYFGHEPAEGETDAEMGRRHALEFLDKLNGVGFAQPNPYPMFPNPPGLLRLDPYSKGLRERIWWGAASNATAVWAAEQGMHLQSSTLKYDESGKPFHIQQAEQIRLYKEAWKKAGHEREPRVSVSRSIFAIVNDQDRYYFGGQGNGSDKLGYIESDKRAIFGRSYAAEPDQLIKELANDEAVQEADTLLLTIPNTLGVDYNVHVLSSILEHVAPGLGWR, from the coding sequence ATGAAAAAGATAGGATTTTTATCATTCGGGCATTGGGCTAATCACCCGTCATATCAGGCTCGTACCGCGGCCGATACTTTGCTGCAATCGATAGACCTGGCCGTTGCGGCCGAGCAGATCGGTTTGGATGGCGCGTACTTTAGGGTGCACCATTTTGCAGCGCAGCTGGCCTCACCGTTTCCGCTGTTATCAGCTGTGGGTGCCAAGACCAGCAAGATCGAGATCGGCACCGGGGTGATCGATATGCGTTACGAGAACCCGTTATATATGGTAGAGGATGCCGGCGCTGCCGACCTGATCTCAGGCGGGCGATTGCAACTGGGCATCAGCCGCGGTTCGCCGGAGCAGGTGATCGATGGCTGGCGTTATTTTGGCCATGAACCGGCCGAGGGCGAGACCGATGCCGAGATGGGGCGCCGTCATGCTTTGGAGTTCTTGGATAAATTGAATGGTGTGGGCTTTGCTCAGCCTAATCCCTACCCTATGTTCCCTAACCCACCGGGCCTGTTAAGGCTGGATCCTTACTCCAAAGGTTTGCGCGAGCGTATCTGGTGGGGTGCGGCATCTAACGCGACAGCGGTTTGGGCTGCCGAGCAGGGCATGCATTTGCAAAGTTCTACCCTAAAGTATGATGAAAGCGGCAAGCCGTTCCACATACAGCAGGCCGAGCAGATCAGGTTATATAAAGAGGCCTGGAAAAAAGCCGGACATGAGCGTGAGCCAAGGGTATCGGTAAGCCGGTCGATATTTGCCATCGTGAACGACCAGGACCGTTATTACTTTGGCGGACAAGGCAACGGCTCTGACAAGCTGGGCTACATCGAGAGCGACAAGCGCGCCATTTTTGGCCGTAGCTATGCCGCCGAGCCCGACCAACTGATCAAAGAACTGGCCAATGATGAAGCCGTTCAGGAAGCTGACACTTTGTTACTGACCATCCCCAACACCTTGGGCGTCGATTATAACGTTCATGTGCTTTCTTCTATATTAGAGCATGTAGCTCCTGGCTTAGGCTGGCGTTAA
- the yiaA gene encoding inner membrane protein YiaA, whose translation MNTNKFGDSTRNPLKPTGAFIGASWVALLTGSIGYIIGLWNASMQLNEKGYYFAILLFGLFAVISVQKSVRDRAEGLAVTDMYYGISWFVTIAAMVLLTVGLWNAGITLSEKGFYAMSFCMSMFAAIAVQKNTRDMKMFQDKEM comes from the coding sequence ATGAACACCAACAAATTTGGCGACAGCACCCGGAACCCGCTTAAGCCAACAGGCGCATTTATTGGAGCCTCTTGGGTGGCCCTGCTAACCGGCTCGATAGGTTACATCATTGGCTTATGGAACGCCAGTATGCAGTTGAACGAGAAAGGCTATTACTTTGCCATCCTGCTGTTCGGTTTATTTGCCGTGATATCGGTACAAAAAAGTGTACGTGACCGCGCCGAAGGATTGGCCGTTACTGATATGTATTACGGGATCAGCTGGTTCGTGACCATCGCCGCCATGGTACTGCTTACCGTAGGCCTTTGGAACGCAGGCATCACCCTGAGCGAAAAAGGATTTTATGCCATGTCCTTTTGCATGAGCATGTTCGCCGCCATTGCCGTACAAAAGAATACCCGCGACATGAAAATGTTCCAGGACAAAGAAATGTAA
- a CDS encoding MFS transporter, protein MSTRKIKLSFWQIINMNFGFLGLQYSFGLQQANMSPIYSYLGAEEKNLPYLWLAGPITGLILQPIIGAMSDKTVTRWGRRTPYFLVGAIFCSLCLLAMPYSTSVWMAASILWILDAANNITQEPYRAFVSDKLSEEQHSAGFLTQSAFTGLGQTLSYLTPTLLIFFGVNKFAVNSHHIPVTTIIAFGIGAVISISSILWTLKTTKEDPLTAEELAEIEQGPKGIKAVFADIFQAVRTMPLAMKQMIPMMFLSWYAMFIYWIYIAKCLSHTVYGNQASAFRQSDILAGQIGAYYNFIAFASAFLLVKLSKAWGPKIVHSGCLVAAGIGLFLLTYIHNEAMVYVAVTGLGLCWASMMGNPYVILAGSIPPERTGVYMGIFNMFIVIPMLLQNMTMPLYYESWLAGSPVNAIKLAGVLLVASAVATLLIRMRSNKETKADAMSLSIDAVS, encoded by the coding sequence ATGAGTACACGTAAGATCAAACTTTCTTTTTGGCAGATCATCAACATGAACTTTGGGTTCTTGGGTCTGCAATATAGCTTTGGCCTTCAGCAAGCTAACATGAGCCCTATCTATTCATACTTAGGTGCCGAGGAAAAGAACCTGCCATACTTATGGCTGGCCGGCCCTATAACGGGGCTGATATTACAACCGATCATAGGCGCCATGAGCGACAAGACCGTAACACGCTGGGGCCGGCGGACACCGTATTTTTTGGTTGGAGCGATCTTTTGCAGCCTGTGCTTGCTGGCTATGCCTTACAGCACATCGGTATGGATGGCAGCAAGTATATTGTGGATACTTGATGCGGCAAACAACATCACCCAAGAGCCCTACCGCGCCTTTGTGAGCGATAAGTTGAGCGAGGAACAGCACTCGGCCGGTTTTTTGACCCAGAGTGCCTTTACAGGGTTGGGGCAAACCTTATCATACCTCACGCCAACGTTGCTGATCTTTTTTGGGGTCAACAAATTCGCGGTCAACTCACATCATATACCTGTAACTACCATTATTGCCTTTGGCATTGGCGCGGTTATTTCCATCAGCTCTATTTTATGGACACTGAAGACCACTAAAGAGGACCCACTTACCGCAGAAGAATTAGCGGAAATCGAACAAGGTCCAAAAGGCATCAAAGCCGTTTTTGCGGATATATTTCAGGCGGTGAGGACCATGCCATTAGCCATGAAGCAAATGATACCCATGATGTTCCTGAGCTGGTACGCCATGTTCATCTATTGGATATACATAGCCAAATGCTTATCGCACACTGTGTATGGCAACCAAGCCTCAGCATTTAGGCAGTCAGATATACTTGCCGGGCAAATAGGTGCTTATTATAACTTCATTGCCTTTGCTTCCGCTTTCTTGTTGGTCAAACTGTCAAAGGCCTGGGGGCCCAAGATCGTACATAGCGGCTGTTTGGTAGCCGCCGGTATCGGCCTGTTCCTGCTAACTTATATACATAACGAAGCGATGGTATATGTAGCCGTGACCGGGCTGGGGCTTTGCTGGGCCAGCATGATGGGCAACCCATATGTGATCCTTGCCGGCAGTATACCGCCTGAACGTACGGGGGTGTACATGGGTATCTTTAATATGTTCATTGTGATACCGATGTTGCTGCAGAATATGACCATGCCATTATATTATGAGAGTTGGTTAGCCGGAAGCCCGGTAAACGCCATCAAACTGGCAGGTGTACTATTGGTCGCGTCGGCGGTAGCTACTTTGTTAATAAGAATGCGGAGCAACAAAGAAACGAAAGCTGATGCAATGTCATTGTCTATTGATGCGGTCAGTTAA
- a CDS encoding glycoside hydrolase 100 family protein yields the protein MDQQHISNEAVKVIQGAVRHGVLLASAQATDNYTHVWARDSVVTGLAILSNGLNDLHQPFLTSLKVLRSAASDQGQIPSNVAVNEQGEVTKVSFGGTAGRTDANFWWLIGAVSYLQYHNDNLFAEEVRTQAGKIFALATAWEFNGKHLMYVPMSGNWADEYITHGYVLYDQLLRYWALGLAGSYFNELAWTDKAAAVKQAIKQHYLFEQPLSGSLYTQAQQSQLQTYDLEKNFIASFSPGDRVEKFDGWSIGLLLLLNIPSPESRELLAKALQNAMQQYQDKGIPAFWPEIKANEEAYKQLLNNHSFNFKNKPGHFHNGGIWPIVNGFIVAGLTVAGENALAQQINASMLNNLQRFESAHPFAEYYDIDKGDAGGVANLCFSASGHLLAKAALAIQEHLLPLLPQPVIKHIVTHHRFDQCAKAIADPLHITANEVMAISVAGQSGCGKTTLSSALQKTFEDRGIKTILLHQDDYFKLPPRQNHMARVVDLNHVGYHEVDTQRLESDIRLLKDQRPAYIEVPHMNWLSDERESRTLPSKDVQVIIVEGTYTSMLNGIDLRIFINTDHTQTRQNRLDRSRETIDAFIESVLEKERGLIRAHEPLADVIVNSDLEIFTSGSPAGVA from the coding sequence ATGGATCAACAGCACATAAGTAACGAAGCAGTGAAGGTGATACAGGGTGCTGTAAGGCATGGCGTACTGCTGGCATCCGCTCAAGCTACTGACAATTATACACATGTTTGGGCGCGCGACAGCGTGGTAACCGGTCTGGCTATACTAAGCAATGGCTTGAATGACCTGCACCAACCGTTTCTTACATCGTTGAAAGTGCTGCGATCAGCGGCCAGTGATCAGGGTCAGATCCCGTCAAATGTTGCAGTGAACGAGCAGGGCGAGGTGACCAAGGTAAGTTTTGGCGGCACGGCCGGCCGCACCGATGCCAACTTTTGGTGGCTTATTGGTGCTGTGAGCTATCTGCAATACCATAACGATAACCTTTTTGCCGAAGAGGTCAGGACGCAGGCCGGTAAGATCTTTGCACTGGCAACTGCCTGGGAATTTAACGGCAAGCACCTCATGTATGTACCCATGAGCGGCAACTGGGCCGATGAGTACATCACTCATGGCTATGTATTGTACGACCAATTGTTAAGATACTGGGCCCTCGGTCTGGCTGGTTCTTATTTTAATGAACTTGCATGGACCGACAAGGCCGCTGCTGTAAAGCAAGCTATAAAACAACACTACCTGTTCGAGCAACCTCTGAGCGGTAGTTTATATACCCAGGCGCAGCAAAGTCAGCTGCAGACTTACGACCTTGAAAAGAATTTCATCGCTTCCTTTTCACCCGGCGACAGGGTAGAAAAATTTGACGGGTGGAGCATAGGTCTGCTGCTGCTGCTGAACATCCCATCGCCTGAGAGCCGTGAGCTGCTGGCCAAAGCTCTACAGAACGCTATGCAACAGTACCAGGATAAGGGCATACCAGCATTTTGGCCTGAGATCAAGGCCAACGAAGAGGCCTACAAGCAATTACTGAATAATCATAGCTTCAATTTCAAGAATAAACCGGGCCATTTCCATAACGGCGGTATATGGCCTATTGTGAACGGCTTTATCGTGGCAGGGCTTACAGTGGCTGGTGAGAACGCGCTGGCACAGCAGATCAATGCGAGCATGCTTAACAACTTGCAGCGCTTTGAGTCTGCTCACCCCTTTGCCGAATATTATGACATTGATAAAGGCGATGCCGGTGGTGTGGCCAACCTTTGCTTCAGCGCTTCAGGACATCTACTGGCCAAGGCCGCATTAGCAATTCAGGAGCATTTATTACCTCTACTGCCACAGCCAGTAATTAAGCACATCGTAACCCATCATCGCTTTGATCAATGTGCTAAAGCGATCGCAGATCCGCTGCATATTACCGCTAATGAAGTAATGGCGATCAGTGTTGCAGGGCAGTCGGGATGTGGCAAGACCACGCTGAGCTCGGCCTTACAAAAGACCTTTGAGGATCGTGGCATCAAGACCATCCTGCTGCACCAGGATGATTACTTTAAGCTTCCACCCCGACAGAATCATATGGCCAGAGTAGTTGATCTGAACCACGTGGGGTATCACGAGGTGGACACTCAACGGCTAGAGAGTGATATCAGGCTGCTCAAAGATCAGCGACCAGCGTATATCGAGGTACCACACATGAATTGGCTGAGCGACGAGCGCGAGTCGAGGACCTTACCCTCGAAAGATGTTCAGGTCATTATCGTAGAAGGCACCTATACATCGATGCTGAACGGAATAGATCTTCGTATCTTCATCAACACAGATCACACCCAAACACGCCAGAACAGGTTGGACCGCAGCAGGGAGACCATAGATGCTTTTATTGAAAGCGTGTTGGAAAAGGAGCGCGGTTTGATCAGGGCACACGAGCCACTGGCCGATGTGATCGTGAATAGCGATCTGGAGATATTTACATCAGGCAGCCCAGCTGGCGTAGCATAA
- a CDS encoding TonB-dependent receptor, with the protein MKRPILLICMLLYAVTIFAQDSRSLKGKVTDKNNEPLVGATVQCLTVPRSTGTDVTGTFTLSNLPAKNIKIRVSYTGFAAVERTVDLSAGNVDTLNVTLTSGDAMALTEVVVTAVNNQASRLNTSLSVSSVKLTDIAKAAPRTTAEIFKSIPGIRAEASGGDGNTNITVRGVPLSSGGSKYLQLQEDGLPVLQFGDISFGTADIFLRADQNINRIEAIRGGSASTLATNSPAGIINFLSKTGNIEGGTLSTTVGLDYQNFRTDFDYGAPVGNGVSFHVGGFFRQGQGPRTAGFQANNGGQFKANLTKQFSNGYARVYLKFLDDRAAAYLPMPVSVTGTNSDPKYSSLSGFDIKHGALQSPYLLQTQGLGADGNSYVSDIRNGMHPLSKSIGTELQFDLGNNWTIEDRGRASFNSGQFIAPFPASAGPLSAMLTQISSATGRNLTGATVTSAVTGQAYNGQAMIMHIFDAKLNNFNNFINDFKLKKKIDNVNLTAGYYKSSQNIDMDWQFNSYLTSLEGKNAQPLNITAGGVSQTTNGLFAYGVPVWGNLHRNYNTSYDISAPYAGINIDLNKKLNIDGSIRYDMGRVRGNYSGNVQRTYDVNNDGVISANEQSVSAINYSAAKPVNYNYNYVSYSVGLNYLLDASSALFARYSSGASAQADRILFTPTIFADGSAAGKYNRINQGELGIKYKYNGGGLFLTGFYAHTDEAGEFEVTTQRIIQNSYRSFGAELEGVANLTSYFDLRGNVTYTHARIVAGTYKGNKPRRQADVIYSLTPTFNVSKLSMGASILGTTSSFTQDVNALKLPAYVYVNPFIMYQVNKRWSASVNGNNIFNVAGFTEAEDGSIVNNQSNIVRARSITGRTVSATVAFNF; encoded by the coding sequence CATGCTGTTGTATGCAGTGACGATCTTCGCTCAAGACAGCAGATCTTTAAAAGGCAAAGTGACCGACAAGAACAATGAACCGTTGGTTGGCGCTACTGTACAATGCCTTACCGTGCCCCGCAGTACCGGAACCGACGTTACCGGTACCTTCACACTCAGCAACCTTCCTGCAAAGAACATTAAGATCCGCGTAAGTTACACTGGATTCGCGGCTGTGGAGCGAACCGTTGACCTTAGCGCGGGCAATGTTGATACGCTGAACGTGACCCTGACCAGCGGCGATGCCATGGCCCTTACCGAAGTGGTGGTGACGGCTGTGAACAACCAGGCCAGCAGGCTGAACACCAGCTTGTCAGTAAGTAGTGTTAAACTGACCGATATAGCCAAAGCCGCACCGCGTACCACTGCCGAGATATTCAAATCGATACCGGGTATCAGGGCAGAGGCATCAGGAGGTGATGGTAACACCAACATCACCGTGCGCGGCGTACCACTTTCGTCAGGTGGTTCAAAGTATCTGCAATTACAGGAAGATGGCTTGCCTGTGCTTCAATTCGGCGATATATCTTTCGGCACGGCCGACATCTTCTTGCGTGCCGATCAAAACATCAACCGCATCGAGGCTATTCGTGGTGGTTCTGCCTCTACCCTGGCCACCAATTCACCTGCGGGTATCATTAACTTTTTGAGTAAGACCGGTAATATCGAGGGCGGAACGTTATCGACCACTGTGGGCCTGGATTATCAGAATTTCCGTACCGACTTTGACTACGGCGCTCCCGTTGGTAACGGCGTAAGCTTTCATGTTGGTGGCTTCTTCCGCCAGGGTCAGGGCCCTCGCACCGCCGGCTTTCAGGCTAACAACGGTGGCCAGTTCAAAGCTAACCTGACCAAACAATTCAGTAATGGATATGCCCGCGTTTACTTGAAATTCTTAGATGATCGCGCCGCTGCCTATCTACCTATGCCTGTATCGGTCACCGGTACCAACAGCGATCCTAAATACAGTTCACTATCTGGCTTCGATATCAAACACGGTGCCTTGCAAAGCCCTTATTTGCTACAGACCCAAGGCTTAGGTGCCGACGGCAATAGCTATGTGAGCGATATCCGTAATGGCATGCATCCGTTATCAAAGTCGATCGGTACTGAGCTTCAATTCGACCTGGGTAACAACTGGACCATTGAGGACCGTGGTCGTGCTTCATTCAACTCAGGTCAGTTCATCGCTCCGTTCCCGGCTTCGGCAGGTCCGTTAAGCGCAATGCTTACCCAGATCTCGTCGGCAACCGGACGTAACCTGACCGGTGCTACCGTTACCAGTGCTGTTACCGGCCAAGCTTACAACGGCCAGGCCATGATCATGCATATTTTCGATGCCAAGCTGAACAACTTCAACAATTTCATTAACGACTTTAAGCTTAAAAAGAAGATTGATAATGTTAACCTTACCGCCGGTTATTATAAATCGAGCCAAAACATCGATATGGATTGGCAGTTCAACTCGTACCTGACCAGCCTGGAAGGTAAGAACGCTCAGCCTTTGAACATCACCGCCGGCGGCGTATCACAAACGACTAACGGTCTGTTCGCTTATGGGGTACCTGTTTGGGGCAACTTACACCGTAACTATAATACCAGCTATGATATCTCGGCACCTTATGCAGGTATCAACATCGATCTGAATAAGAAACTGAATATCGATGGTAGCATCAGGTATGACATGGGCCGTGTACGCGGCAACTACTCCGGCAACGTACAACGTACCTACGACGTAAATAACGACGGCGTTATATCGGCCAATGAGCAAAGCGTATCAGCTATCAACTATTCTGCGGCAAAACCGGTGAACTATAACTACAACTATGTGTCGTACTCAGTAGGTTTGAACTATCTGCTTGATGCATCATCAGCGTTGTTCGCCCGCTACAGCTCAGGCGCCTCTGCCCAGGCCGACCGTATCTTGTTCACTCCAACTATTTTTGCCGATGGCAGCGCGGCTGGTAAATATAACCGCATCAACCAGGGCGAATTGGGTATCAAATACAAGTACAACGGTGGCGGCTTATTCCTGACCGGTTTTTATGCCCATACCGATGAGGCTGGCGAGTTCGAAGTGACCACTCAGCGCATCATCCAGAACAGCTACCGTTCATTTGGTGCTGAGTTGGAAGGTGTTGCCAACCTGACCAGTTATTTTGACCTTCGCGGTAACGTGACCTATACTCATGCACGTATAGTGGCCGGCACTTATAAAGGTAACAAACCACGTCGCCAAGCCGATGTGATCTACAGCTTGACCCCTACTTTCAACGTAAGCAAACTTTCAATGGGCGCAAGCATATTGGGCACTACCAGCTCATTCACGCAGGATGTTAACGCGTTAAAATTGCCTGCCTACGTTTATGTCAATCCGTTCATCATGTACCAGGTGAATAAAAGATGGTCGGCATCGGTCAATGGCAATAACATCTTCAACGTGGCCGGCTTTACCGAGGCCGAGGATGGCAGCATCGTGAACAACCAAAGCAATATCGTTAGAGCCCGCTCTATAACCGGCCGTACCGTATCAGCCACTGTAGCCTTTAATTTCTAA